GGGCATTTACGTTGGTGCGTGTATTCGCTCGGTGTTATATGAAAgggtttatctttattttttgaattCTTTGAGTAGGTATAGGAATGCGTAAGTTACTAAGTTGCAATTAagctattgttttattttacttagtGGTTATTGAAGCGGTTTATAGTTTTTGGTTTTAGTGTTCTTATGTGTAAACAAAGTTTGTTAAGAATATTACAATTTCCGAGCTAGAATTgaaatattgaataattaaaaatatgtcaatattgGAGTTTAACGTTTTACGGTATATACGAATCAGGTTACATTGTAGGATGAATAATTATACAATTACACGTTCAGTTACTTtcagattttattttttcagttaTAGATACATTTGTcacatttatatttacatatttacataaatgctAGGAATATTTATgagttatttaaataatcagTAATACAGTAAAACATTTtctataagccacatttttgcgtttgaattaaataatttcagaTCCATGACTTTCAAATGATTAGGTAATTTGTTGTAACTTGTGTCATATACAATAAGGGCGTTTTTGCAGTGAGAGACAAGATTGGCTTAGCTAACCTATGTTGGTGTTTAAGTCTAATTGCGTGGGAACTTAAAAGAGTTgagcttaaataaaatatgtatttataatttcaataaataattagtacgttaggtttaaaaaaaataatagtaaatttcAAATTACAAACAATTTATTTACGTTTGAATTTCTAGTAATATCCAATTCAATTAACagatttaattttatagttGATAATATAATTGATCGTCACATTAAATTGCTTCTTTTTATGTCaaaaacgttttaattttatttggtaatttttagatattttcaaagtttaacatgtttattatattttgctgGGCTCtccatagttatattttatgtcaAGTAAAAGAATTAGTATTGTAGTTTTTTCTATCACAAGTTGGTATAGTATTTTGAATTTTGACTTTGTAGTATATTGCATTTTTGGTATTTTCAAATGGGTAATAGAGTCATAAAAACAATAgtagttttttataatagaTGTATTGATCGTATGTTTGCTAACAgtaaattttcataaaaagaTTACAGATCATTAAAACTTCTttgatttcaattattttattagcggAAGTTTTGTTAAATTTTCAGGGGTGTGTGAAAGTGAGCAAGGAGGTGCATAACTATGACGAATGTTtgatgaacaaaaaaaaaatatatgcagGACCCTGGGAAGATAGCAAGACTATAATCAAAACGCTTTTTTGACATTCTGACTGGAACATTACACTATACAAGGGAGGTAACACGGTAGTTTGGTGTTAGGTTAGGCtcgctaaaaaaaaaaagagcatATTTGCAGATTTATAAACTGCCGCCGTGTTATTTCTACACTACACACAACATCAGAATAGAAACCCACATACCCATCGTTAATGTGACGTCATAGTGCTTTCTTCATATGGAAAAGCATAATGCGAGATGAgcttaaaaaatgtttaaagatGAAGTGTATTATTTAGCTCATTTCGAATCAGGTTAATGATTAGTTGTGCTTTTTTATTGGTTAGTACTATTTAGTTGTTcaattatatacaaaataatgtttataattaatacattttggCACTTCATTGTAGAAGCTAAGGGTTAAGCAGAGcttaatcttttattttaacGTCCCGTTAATGATGTACATGCTCCAGACTAGGAAAGGCTTTTTGGGGATATAAGTCATGAGTTACGGTGTTGGAATTAAatcttttaaaaaagaaaaacccGTCGAGTGACATCTCCATATGTTGCTTGGCAGAAGAGGGAAGCGACTCGTCGAGTGGCATTATATGCTGCTTGGCAGAAGGTTCAATCTTGTCTTACGAAGGGATACGTTCAGTTCCTTTCTTGGTCGTCAAAATGCAGACTTAAGTCGGAAACGTGCGTATGTATCATTCGGATCGATAGAAGGTCAGGACAAATGTTCTGCAAGCACAACTTCTATTCTCTTGTTGAGGCAGGATTAACTGGTTGCgcttttaattgtttatttttaacatgactGGACTTGTTAACTTATACTCTCAGaagtgttcattcctctgtttgGTTTAAACACACACTACACACAgccgcaacaaaaaaaaaaggcacACACAGAAGGGAAGAATGTTAAAAAGGTTTCTTATTAGAGTTTaattgcattattttgattacgattaattttcttattttggtTTCGTTCGAAAATTTACTTTCGCAAATATATTGTTAATATATTTAAGCTACAGCAAATTTTGGGAGGCGATTGTAACATGCCAGAATCTATCTGTcatgttatcattatatgtaaacatagcattattctatttttaaatcggctaaatttaattcttgtttctcacggtaattggaacagctatttttcgtctcacatcttaaataagccgaagtgactgaaattctagataaagTTTTGAAGGGCCTGGTGATTTGTAGTAAACCATTTATTAAgatacttgtttataaaataatttgaactttatttcaatgtcataaagcttttgcattataaaacattgcctaaaaattagattggttctcttagctcaagtactagtttcaaatttcgattaacacttcgcacgtcatcataaaaatgaatgagatatgtttgttttggttaaaatattctatgcaaaactgaaccatattataaagaattaagaaagggcggagctctacaataaatggctcatataaaaaaacaaaggCGATTAGAATAGAATGGCCATGTGCGGGTCGGGTTCGCGTTCCGGGGGGTTCAGTAAGTTGCACGGATTTTGGCAATCTATTTTTATGTTAAACGTGAGTGAActgtttatcctaaaattataaaaaaaagaatatattTAAGATTCTTGCGATaaactcttttatttgatatacagcgcgatatagtttgaagaactttatttttagattttctcATTTATTCCCCAGGAACGgcatccatatttaaaattcatttgtttacaatacatgtctgactttgagtcacaaacttacatatgtgtgccaaatttgaacttaaataatccagtagttttggagaaggtagattgtgacagacggatagacaggCGCACGGGTGGTCCTGTGGGGTTTCCGTTTTTGCCTTTTGAGATGCGAACCCTAAAAGAAACTGAGATGACAACCCACAgccgtcataataatattttaaaccacacccattaagtaggtcaagttggaccttattttaattagtaaataggGTTAAATTTGTATGCGATTATGAAGTTCAGCATAGGTTTGAGGTATACCAATGAGGGCAAAGGAACTGGGAATAGCGGGGAAGCGTTATGGCATGGTAGGGATGTTTATAAGGAATTGCACAAGCATTTTCTTGGCCTTCAGCAGTCCGTTGGAACTGGTTCAATAGTGTAGGTGGTTAGGTTAATCTAGGTTACCTATGTTGTGACCTGGCCTGGACTTTGCTAGAATCTTATGATGCTGGTAGAGTTTGGGTTGGAGCATAATATAACGTAACTTGTTGTGGGGTTTTATTTGATAGTTTTAgaaaagttcatttaatttgtgttaattttgagggttttattgtttattggtttgtagattagacaagcgctagtatttaaaattgtactaagtgaagtctaaactattgatcaatagacttaataagattataaagtttgtgttgttcatagtgcctttcatagtgaatttaaattattttatttatttattgatttgtgctcagacaagcgctaatgtatgtgaatatattggtgaagtttaggttacaaatcaatagattactaaaggttttaaagtcttgtttagttttcagtgcaatttattaatttgtgatttaattgtctttaatatatttagtgttttgacttggattattttagtgatatttaacactgaaatgatcttggttggaggactttatatattaatttaaagtagtTTTGCGATATATTTCATagctttcttatataaattatggggtagatagaacaagttccaattcagcacagtgctgggtggttagagagatagggcgggtaaccaaacggtgtcaactacagccctagttcactaattgcggatttttgataaataccaggtgggacctggcagttcctgcgtttattaagacaggttttacccctggaatctggacgatttgggttgtcaactagacttcttaaaaaagccaggttctagtccaaatatcccgtatctatgtatttatatattcacttttatattacccttttccggctatatatccgctgtcccaaccccctgtgtggatatattggccagcacacgaggaataggatctagactaaatcgagcttcctcactcgtcttagttagctgtagactagagattactcattgcacatcgagtaattacgcgagtaaattaaatgtgtatcccgggatactagtttgcaaatatatcggtagattagttggttagtttagctgttagggctaggttttatatttgtttggctTAGGGAGTGTAGGATTAATCTaggattataattttaatttagcaaAGCCATTAGATATTCACAGTAAATAGCTAGGTTCCCCTTCGATACATTTGATAtggctatttttattgtatattacgaTTATAATTATGGGTTTATGGGTTAATTTCAAAAATAGCTATAGCTAGGATGTAGTGTGGGGTTAGGGAATATTAGGatttattacatatacttatttatgacttgttgacaaacttgacatatttacttatgactttaaatatatcttggtcctttgcaacgctactggtagaaatatattgtgggaaaaactaaagttaataacCACAATATACTGTAGTATTGTAGAGTCAATTTGCTATgagagaaatatttattttgcctgtcccttggcagtctgtatgacgatttcattctgttttctacagatctgtaattttcacacttggccttaaaaatacaaggtcatattattattgaaatatatcagtGAGTGGTTTGTCCGGGCTAGGTCGAGGCAGATGCAAGACCGTAGTTTATTTTGGTCCGAAAGTGAGATTCAAAATGACTACAGCTAATGTTtggataatatcatttcattGAATATTGAAATACGTATACTACAAAATTGCAGTATTCTGGGGAATTAGAGTGGATCAAATACAGCTGCTCTACTAccagtattttgttatgttaaattgtccctttgatttcctctcaatgttgacgaaaaatgtcacaaaataatgacttggtcaaatggtgaagtaggccagtcattataaaagatgtcccttctggaccacaaaatagttccttccgaactggggcggggattctgacctgcaactggatgatgatcacgggtgtcgcggaggcggagcgacatctataccccaaaaacaaaaatgtttgtaattgtgacatttattaGAATTCATTCTGACATTGACCAACTGACTATTACATTTGACAGACTTTACTACTTTGACATACTTTACTGACAATTTTACTATGACATTTCTCGGACAGacttaattatgacattttactATTAATTTTACATCATATTACAGACTTAGTCAAACTAAGTTTAACATTACTAAATTTGCAATATTCTTTCTTACATCTCGGACATGTTTTACTTTGTCATAATTTacggtttaataattatttgacattattaggATTCATAACTCTTTCCTTATATGCGAAAAGGATTTCGGTTACTATTAGCGGTTACGACGAAGGGTTCTACATAAACACTAGACGATCATTTGGCCAATTTACTGATCCAATTCaagatattaacttatttaattagtaTTGTTTTAGgttaataacattatttttatatttattaataaaggtatttacggattgcggtattttaaagggttttagaattttagattttcttattggaatttttagtattttaggatAGTCTAGGTCTAGCTAGGTAGGGTAAAGTAGGGTTAGTTAAGGAGAGAGGTGGGAGAGTGTTACAGTATGCACTAATAAATAATGTCAAAGGGTAACAAGtacttaatatattatattaacgatggtttattaatattttaatgtaatagttaatataaaattacctaAAATGACATAATGTAACCATTTATACCTTTATACATATTTCTAAGCTGTATTCGTCAGTATTTTACGTCGTGTTCGCTATTTACacgttaccatagagaaaaaaatacatagattgctcactccatacatcagttttagtaccaaaaagactattagcatctagcatcgagtagcggaactatcagtacttactgctacttgacaatagatgtagcagtactgatagttccgctactcgatgctagatgtagacactgaaattaatagtctaagtgatgtatggagtgagcactcttgttttactatatttctctatgacgttACTGtacaaaaatagtaaaaacattTAACGATCTACGAACATACagtatttttgaaaaatacCAGGGAATACATAAACAAATAGAGGTACTATTTGGTAGGCGAATGAAAAATagaagaaatagaaaataaatcctggcttttttaaattttcggTCGTAGCAGTTCTTTTAGGTTCGGCCCTATAAATATTCGTCATCATATCACGTGACGTTCTCATGCATTTTTAGGTAATTTTTTATTAGCTATCAAAACAAATGATTTGTAATCGcatcataatattaaaaatctGAGCATATGCCATTTATTAATACAGCTTGAGAATGCAAGAGGACATAGAGTCAAGTGACAACTTTTAACTATTCGATTGTAGTTTTGCGGTAGCCGATTTTCATCTTGGCTATGATCCCAGGTATACGGAAGGTAAAGTATTAGTGCGCCCGTCTGTTTTACGATTCTAGACCACAAGCGCTACGATATTGCTTCAGCGGTCGAATTTGCATGGAAAGAACCCCCTTGAGCCACGGAACGATCCGCGATTGCTTCCAAACGGTACCTGTTACTATTCACAACTGCCTGAAAACTTGCCAAAAACCAGTTACATGAGGTCTTCGATTTTAAATACTTGCTACGGATTTTAAGATTAGGTAGACAGGGATCAGTTTGGGCAGAATGTATTTGGGAATGACATGCATTGCTTCCTCGACCAGAATCCAAGAGCGGCCATTAAAGAAAAGATTACGGCGCGTGGTGATATAAAAAATTTATGTGACTTACATAACTGCTATATGGTGCTATACTAGAGTAGGCGTACCTATTGTAATGAGGTCTGCATGACTTCTCAACCCACGAGCTTTAGTAGGTAACTATAACAAAAAAGTCAAATATCCAAAAAGAAGCCTAATTTCATGATCTGGTAGCCGAGTCCCGATAAAGCAATGAGTAGGTATAACTTAATTGGTGGGAAAATACTTACGGAATTATTCAAAATTCCACGAAGAAGCCTGTTCTTGATCAACCTTATTTTATATGTGGTTCTGTCAAACTAATGGTCGCCATACAGTTATAATCTATAGgaattacataggtatacatatagttAAGTAGAGCAGCATCAAAAGTAACAGATCAGAATACGTACCTATCAAAAGTATTCTACATTCCTTATcagcttaacaaaaagagatacATTTCCATATGTAAAATAATAAGACTGTAATAGATACTATTGAACGCGTGGCACtgtgcacgatggcagcgccgcctagtgttcgcaacgtggtcggcgctgtcaaatagcgagcgcaacaaaataaagattattccttaaaaatatttactataatgtacttaacaatgtgcggaatctattcgtatttaatgttaaatacacctggtttttgctttagtgaaaacagtaagaattatctgtgtattttatattattcggtcaatttccttcgttgttgtttcaatgaaaaaacgcatgtttcactatgttttgatgactcacttagtgatcctcttcctggggatacgtacgatgcttgcaattataaaaactttgacctttttcacaggttttaatcaacacattttatgttaaaaatgtatgttctcCCTGTTGAGGCCTAGGCTCCTTTCTAGTGGTGCAGGGATGCCTAAGAGGATCTTCAATGAAGATTTGTTATTTTAACTTATGTACAgagatttatttgtaaaataaaattattttaatacagtAGTACAACTACAAGTACAGTTTGTCGTTTCAACGTATTTTGGAAGATTGCCGTTGGCTGCTGGCGGCGGACGTTATATACGCATCCGATCGTTGACGATCTTCGAATTTCGGAGGCAATCGGCCGTCCGTGACGTCACGTAGGATGCGTTCTGAACATGCTCCCGGCGTTGAAGTACTTCAAGGAACCTATAATTGAGAGCAGGATGTGAGTGCTTGTGCATAATCCGGAGTGCAATGCACGTTACATGGAAGTGGGCAGGGggcaaatattattaaatgccCGCTTGATTATTCcccgttttgtttttatatctgCTACTCGGGCTATTCCATCTTTGCCCATATAAAGCTTTACTATGCGGCCGAGTAGCCACATTAAAGGGGGCACCCCTTTCTCCTTGATGATAACTAGGGCTCCCTCCACTAGTTGATCATGTGATGAAAACCATTTGGTTTTTTGCTGTAGTTGTGAAACATATTCTACTTTAAATCTGTTCCAAAAATGAAGTCTGAGCTGCTCCACGCGCCGATACCGCTGCAGCGTGTTGATCTTCTCCTCTGGCACAGGATTCTGCGAATTGGGAACAAACATAAGCGGTCGTCCAATAAGGAAGTGGGCTGGTGTGAGAGCGGTCAGATCGGAAGGGTCACTGGACATGGGGGTTAAAGGTCTAGAGTTCAGGACAGCTTCAATATCCGATAAACACGTGCTCATGCCTTCGAACGTTAAATGTGTTAGATTTAAAATGCGGCGCAAATGGTGCTTTACTGAGCGCACGCATCGTTCCCATAGGGCACCGAAATGCGGTGAATAGGGAGGTGAAAAAACAAAGTTAATTTCAGATTGAGCAAGATTTGATGCAATATCTGATTTTTGCAGTACTCTGTACAGCTCATTACAGGTACCAGTATAATAAGTGGCATtatcgcaataaatattttttggtttACCCCGGCGAGCAATAAACCGGTTTAAACTAGCCATGAATGCGTCTTTGGTGAGGTCTGAGACAAGTTCCAGATGCACGGCCTTTACTGCAAAGCATACGAAAATGCATATCCAGGCTTTGACTAATCTACAGCCCCTACCTTTGCGGTCAGCTATCAATATTGGACCTGCGTAGTCCGTGCCCGTGTTCAAAAACGGGTGATCTAATTGGGCACGCGTTGCAGGCAAATTTCCCATTATAGGTTGAACAGTTTGACCTTTGACCCTGCAACACGTCACACAACTATCTACCGTTTTTCGCGCCAAGTTCCTACCGCCTAGAGGCCAATAAAGCTGCTTGACGCTATTGAGCAATAATTGAGGACCTGCGTGCAAAAATTGTAagtgaaaaaatacaaatattaattttgtgagCCTATGCTTGCTACATAATATGATTGGATGCTTGACGTCATCGCTGTAATATGTGTTATCAAGTCTCCCGCCTACTCTTAACAGCTGATCCGTATCAACGTACGGACTGAGAGAAAGCAGTCTATTTTTTGCAGGAAGACTTTTGCCTGATTTTAATGTGGCATATTCCTCTTCAAACATTTCTCTTTGAGACAGAGATATAATCGATTTTCGGGCCGAAGTTAATTCTGAACTTTGTAGAAAACCTGTAATCTTAGCCTTATTTCTTGAACAATTATTAATGAATCTCATGACATATGCTACGACTCGAACCAATTTAGAGAATTTGGAAACTCGATCGAGGAGGAGCGAAAATGGAGACTCTTGAATGTCTGTTGCCAGACAATGAACCATTTCAGGTAAATCTGTAGGCAATGCAGGCTGCGACTTGGGCAAGGCAAGTGAATCCTGCTTAAGAAATTCGGGACCTGTCCACCAAAGGTCAGAGGCCGCAAGAAGCCTAGCATTTAAGCCTCGTGACGCTAAATCAGCGGGGTTTTCTTTTGAGGGCACGTAGTGCCACGTGTGACCGGCAGTAACATCCTGTACCTCGCTCACTCGGTTGCGTACAAAAGGTTTAAGATTGGCGGGTGATGACGCTAACCACCCTAGGACTATCATTGAATCGCACCAAAATGtgcatttattaaattttatggtGAGTGAGCTCAGTATCTTTGTAAACAGTCTTGCACCGAGCAACGCCCCAGATAGTTCTAACCGGGGAATGGTCGTGGCTTTAATTggggcaattttatttttagaggcTAAAAGACGGACCGTAACTGTCCCTGTGCTATCCTTCGTCCTCACATAGGCGCAAGCTCCGTACGCGGCCTCAGATGCATCTGCGAATATATTTAATTCTATCTCCTCACTAGAATCGCCTAAAACCCAGCGCGGAACTCTAATTTCATTGAGAAATGGTAAAGTGGTTTCGAATTTACCCCATTGCGCTTTAAGGGTGGGCGGTATCTTCTGATCCCACGAGCATCGTTCCTGCCACAATTTTTGCAGCAATATTTTTGCTTCTAAGACGCAAGGCCCTACTAAGCCTATCGGGTCAAATACCTGCGCGATTGACGAAAGTACGTGACGCTTTGTGACATTGTTACAAGTTTTTAAATTAATCGTAAAGAAAAGGGTATCGGTGTCACATTGCCAATTTAGCCCTAATGTTTTAGATGGCACGGAAATGCTCAAGTtttgaatatttaaattatcTTTTGCACTATTTTGCGAACAATTATTTGTTTGTATGTGACCTTGTAACGCTTGCAATATTTCAACATTATTAGACCGTAATTTTCGCAAATTTAACTGACCTGATTTTAATGTGTCGATTACTCCCTTTCCCAACTGTATAGCATCATCGATGTTCGTGCTGCCGCTCAAGTAATCGTCGACATAAAAGTCATGTACGATCGATTGCTGTATGACTGAATCTGACGCCTCTAAACCTAACTGCTTTAAGCAGCGGCAAGCCAGAAAGGCAGCCGAAGCTGTGCCATATGTCACTGTATTCAGAGAGTAACACTCAAGACGATCGGTCGGATTAAAACGCCATAAAATCTGCTGAAGGCATCTTTGTTCAGGTGCAATTAGCATCTGACGGTACATCTTTTCGATGTCACCTGATATTACATACTTATGTTGCCTATAtcttaataaaattgaaattaagtCATCCTGAATGGTGGGACCGACTCTCTGTattccgttcaaagacaccCCTGATTTGGTGGGGGCTGACGCGTCAAAAACAACCCTTAATTTAGTGGTGAGACTGTTCTCCCTTACCACCCCAAAATGCGCCAAAAAACACTCTACGCCGCTGTCGCTCGACTCGCGCGCAGTGCAGGACATGTGACCTAATTCGAGATATTCATTCATGAACGCGTTGTAATTCTGCCTAAATTCGTGATCATGCTTTAACCTTTTTTCTAAAGATAAGAAACGGCACTTAGCCATTTCATAAGAGTCGCCTAGAATCTCTGGCGATTCTTTAAGTGGCATGGTAACAACGAACCGCCCATCGTCAGTCCGCGTCgtagttttattaaaatgttccTCGCAAATCCGCTCTTCGGGGGTGAAATTATGTACTGGCGATACACTATCGAGCTCCCAGAAACGCGTGAGCTGCTTGTCAATATCAGTGTCAAGTAATTCTGAAGCATGACAGAGAATGTGATTATTTTGATTGTTATTAAGGACCGAACCGGAAATTAACCAGCCTAATTTCGAGTCATACAGCTTGGGTTGACGCTTCCCTAAATCGATTTTATTAGTACCTAGCACTTCCCAGAATACTTCCGCGCCTACCAACATGTCTATGACCGACGGAATGTTGAAAGTAGGATCGCATAATTGAATATGCGACGGTATTTGCAGGTTCTTAATGTCTATGTATGACATTGGTAACAAATCCTTTATGTGAGGAAGCACACGACAGCTAAGCTCCAACTCAAAGTCTCCCGTCATTGATTTTATGGTGACGTTGCAAGACTGATTACTTTTAGATAATAAGGTATTGTTAATACCTGTCACAGTGGAGCCCGTGTAGGAAACCGGAAGCTGCAGCTTGCTGCGCAGCCTCTCGCTGATGAAGTTGGTCGAGCTGCAGTTGTCCAGCATGATGCGGACGACATGCAGAGCACCCTTGGCATCGCTGACTCTCACCAAAGCTGTGGAAAGCAGTGCAGAGGATTGCTGagtcaaatttattttttcagtGGTCAGAGCAGCTACCTCTACCGCGTCGCTATTTATTTCGGTATGAAGCAAGGTGTTGTGCCGTTCACTACAATATTTACAAGTAGACAGACGGCATTTAGACAACTGATGACCTGGTCTTAAGCACAGCTGGCATATGTCTAATTCATTGACTTTCTTTTGACGAAGGTCAACTGACAATTTGCGAAACGAATCGCAAGAAAACAGAAAATGATTCTGCGCACACATGGGACAGCTGTATTTTGGTTTATTAGCCTTATTATGAGTCTCAgctacaacaaaaaaattctttTGTTTATCAGGGTGGCGATTAGCCTTAACTGAACTCGATTTTGACTCATCGAGCGTCTCCAATAAATCAGACCTATTCGAAATAAACGTGGTAAATTGTTCCAACGTCGGAGGATTATCCAACGTATTTCTAAATTCTTCCCACTCGCGGCTGGTTACCGAATCTAATTTTGATGacatcataaaaataataagcgtATCCCACTCAGAGGTTGGTTGGCCTAAAGTGTTAAGCgccctaaggtttttattcgTAATGTCCAAAAGATGACGTAACGCCCTGTGAGATTCTTTGTGAATTTGCTCGACACTGAACAAAGCTTTAACGTGATTATTAACTAATAACCTCTTATTGTCATACCTAGCTAACAATAGCTCCCAAGCAGTCTTATAGTTCTCGGCTTTAAAATCCAAACTTCTAATTACTAATGCGGCACTTCCCTGTAGGGAGGAACGCAAGTAATGGAACTTGTTAATATCGTCTATAGAATCATTAGTGTGGATCAAAGACAAAAATGTATCCctgaattccaaaaaatattgatagTTGCCGTTAAAGTGAGGTAGATCAATCTTAGGAAGCCTTaccagattatttttatgctggCACGAACCGGAACCCGCCTCAGACATAACCTTACTTTCGGCATCCACCTTGCCACGCTGGCGAAGTAATTCCCGAGCGCTGGCCAGGATGGCGAAGTACTGGTTCTCGAAATCCATACGCTCAACATATTGCTCCCGGGGGGTCTCCGATTCTACTTCAATCCGCTCCTGTAATTCATCAAACACTGCATACATTTCCTCAATCTTACTAAGACGGCACTGAATTTCACTGGCCTGTACGTCAGTTAACGTCGCTATCGATAAGTATGGCGTTAGGAACGTCTTAAAGTTGGTTAGTTTACATTTTAATGTTCCCCGCTGTTTAACTAACTGCGTTAACGACATTATTTGCACTAAATGAACTAAGGATAGGTTTTAAGCACTCCAATTAGAATTCACTTGAAGATAATTACCGTAAACGCAATAAATAACCGGGCGAT
This portion of the Cydia amplana chromosome 7, ilCydAmpl1.1, whole genome shotgun sequence genome encodes:
- the LOC134649820 gene encoding uncharacterized protein LOC134649820; translated protein: MSLTQLVKQRGTLKCKLTNFKTFLTPYLSIATLTDVQASEIQCRLSKIEEMYAVFDELQERIEVESETPREQYVERMDFENQYFAILASARELLRQRGKVDAESKVMSEAGSGSCQHKNNLNPVPEEKINTLQRYRRVEQLRLHFWNRFKVEYVSQLQQKTKWFSSHDQLVEGALVIIKEKGVPPLMWLLGRIVKLYMGKDGIARVADIKTKRGIIKRAFNNICPLPTSM